A single Halarcobacter anaerophilus DNA region contains:
- a CDS encoding response regulator transcription factor, which translates to MNRDLYPYKILFIEDEELLRKNYTDYLKMNFSEVIEAKDGQEGLDLYKKYKPDILIVDINIPRIDGLKLLEMIRINDIETKAIILTAHVDKDFLLRAASLKLVKYLEKPVNRKNLKDALLLAINEISTYSITNKKIVELKEELLWNNELKELIFQNKNIELTNKEKLLLELLTSHANKVFSYDEIFFHVWNNYNEEASFSALKNLIRRIRKKLPENTILNIFNEGYKINRK; encoded by the coding sequence ATGAATAGAGATTTATATCCATATAAAATATTATTTATAGAAGATGAAGAGTTATTAAGAAAAAACTATACAGACTATCTAAAAATGAACTTCTCAGAAGTTATTGAAGCAAAAGACGGGCAAGAAGGCTTAGACTTATATAAAAAATATAAACCCGATATTTTAATTGTTGATATAAATATACCTAGAATAGATGGATTAAAGCTTTTAGAGATGATAAGAATAAATGATATAGAAACAAAAGCTATTATCTTAACAGCTCATGTAGATAAAGATTTCTTGCTTAGAGCTGCATCCTTAAAATTAGTTAAATATTTAGAAAAACCCGTAAATAGAAAGAATTTAAAAGATGCTTTACTCTTAGCAATTAATGAAATATCAACTTATAGTATTACTAATAAAAAAATAGTAGAGTTAAAAGAGGAGTTGCTTTGGAACAATGAATTAAAAGAGTTAATTTTCCAAAATAAAAATATCGAATTGACAAATAAAGAAAAATTACTTTTAGAACTATTAACTTCCCATGCAAATAAGGTTTTTTCCTATGATGAAATCTTTTTTCATGTCTGGAACAATTACAATGAAGAGGCAAGTTTCAGTGCCTTGAAAAATCTAATTAGAAGAATAAGAAAAAAACTTCCTGAAAATACAATCTTAAATATATTTAATGAGGGCTATAAAATAAATAGAAAATAA
- a CDS encoding TolC family outer membrane protein encodes MKKKSILSIFTSGILLVGININALTLEDSVKEALNTNPVVKERLKNLREVQQDLNIADSEWYPSLDYRASVGINDAGEYKEDDVDDINYRHYTHSLKLTQNIFNGFSTTNKIDYQKTRILAAAHHYIENANDIAFQMVSSYLDSIRSYRLLQNAKDNVVINEKIYEDVKSLYNSGLTTKSEMTKIYSSLALAKSNLVVQQNNMLDKGFRFKRILGRDVKVSELSLPKINFAMPESLERATMVAIKNNPSILVSKYNVQGAQSLYREKKSKYYPKVDLELEQLYNDVNKDNNFDSPDDRFRAYVVLSWNLYKGGAHKADIQKSRSSINKEIEIQRDLKRQTIESLELSWSAYEMLSKQLNELYNYFEYSEDTLNSYQSEYEMGRRTLLDLLSAQNDLINSKNQIINAETDKLFAQYRVLDAMGLLVNSLLDENQYEKIIYPTKKPFEIKEDTLPVKLDVDNDGVVDSLDICDNSLPGNNIKPTGCVEFEADSDFDGVANTKDTCPNTTFGALVDEEGCAIEGEKNRFEIDHAVYLDEVPKYNENSPKKSEKLGLYDYEFNIAANKNVESTKLDKHLMYDDFELIKRFDFIDMNNYDLEDDEFNKTIKNMAETINSYKRDDITVTVIGHTQNMKDNKESYDKALDYSQKIADALIKNGVNKERIASQSRVDFDNLFLETDLHDINNVVAVALYVPKRLVLDDDKDGVINEQDKCPNTAPGYTVDKDGCTNKINLEVLFEKDSSKIKEDTKEKVLAFAKFLVDNKEFNTVITGHSSKESEKSSAIYNKNLSKQRADAIRTLLIANGVEASRVTSQGKGFEEPVADNNTYEGRVLNRRIEAELVNVNKK; translated from the coding sequence ATGAAAAAGAAGAGTATTCTTAGTATTTTTACAAGTGGTATTTTACTTGTGGGTATAAATATAAATGCGTTAACACTTGAAGATAGTGTAAAAGAGGCTTTAAATACAAATCCTGTAGTAAAAGAGAGATTAAAAAATTTAAGAGAAGTGCAACAAGATTTAAATATTGCCGACTCTGAATGGTATCCCTCTTTGGATTATCGAGCTAGTGTGGGTATTAATGATGCAGGAGAATATAAAGAAGATGATGTAGATGATATAAATTACAGACATTACACTCACTCTTTAAAACTAACTCAAAATATATTCAACGGTTTTAGTACAACCAATAAAATAGATTATCAAAAAACAAGAATTTTAGCCGCAGCTCATCACTATATAGAAAATGCTAATGATATTGCTTTTCAAATGGTTAGTTCATATTTAGATTCAATTAGAAGTTATAGATTACTACAAAATGCTAAAGATAATGTTGTAATTAATGAAAAAATTTATGAAGATGTAAAATCTTTATATAACAGTGGACTTACAACAAAATCTGAAATGACTAAAATATACTCTTCTTTAGCTTTGGCAAAATCAAATCTTGTAGTACAACAAAACAATATGCTTGACAAAGGGTTTAGATTTAAAAGAATTTTAGGAAGAGATGTAAAAGTTTCTGAATTATCTTTACCTAAAATAAATTTTGCAATGCCGGAGAGTTTGGAAAGAGCAACAATGGTTGCAATAAAAAACAATCCATCAATTCTTGTAAGTAAATATAATGTACAAGGTGCGCAAAGTTTATATAGAGAGAAAAAAAGCAAATATTATCCCAAAGTAGATCTTGAACTTGAACAGCTTTATAATGATGTTAACAAAGATAATAATTTTGACTCTCCCGATGATAGATTCAGAGCTTACGTTGTTTTAAGCTGGAACTTATACAAAGGTGGAGCACACAAAGCAGATATTCAAAAAAGTAGAAGTTCTATAAATAAAGAGATTGAAATTCAAAGAGATTTGAAAAGACAAACAATAGAGAGTTTGGAACTGTCTTGGTCTGCATATGAGATGTTAAGTAAACAACTAAATGAGTTATACAATTACTTTGAATATAGTGAGGATACTTTAAATAGTTATCAAAGTGAGTATGAAATGGGTAGAAGAACTCTATTAGACCTTTTATCTGCACAAAATGATTTAATCAACTCAAAAAATCAAATCATCAATGCCGAAACAGATAAACTTTTTGCACAATACAGAGTTTTAGATGCAATGGGATTACTTGTAAATTCACTTTTAGATGAAAATCAATATGAAAAAATCATTTATCCTACAAAAAAACCTTTTGAAATAAAAGAGGATACTTTACCTGTAAAACTGGATGTTGATAATGATGGAGTTGTGGACTCTTTAGATATTTGTGATAACTCTTTACCAGGGAATAATATAAAACCTACAGGTTGTGTAGAGTTTGAAGCTGACTCGGATTTTGACGGAGTTGCAAATACAAAAGATACTTGTCCTAATACTACTTTCGGTGCCTTAGTTGATGAGGAGGGTTGTGCTATAGAAGGTGAAAAAAACAGATTCGAAATAGACCATGCTGTTTATTTAGACGAAGTTCCTAAATATAATGAAAACAGTCCTAAAAAATCAGAAAAATTAGGTCTTTACGATTATGAGTTTAATATTGCTGCTAATAAAAATGTTGAGTCAACAAAACTTGATAAACATCTAATGTATGATGATTTTGAATTAATTAAAAGATTTGATTTTATTGATATGAATAATTATGATTTAGAAGATGATGAGTTTAATAAGACAATAAAAAATATGGCTGAAACAATAAATTCATATAAAAGAGATGATATTACGGTTACAGTAATCGGACATACTCAAAATATGAAAGATAATAAAGAAAGTTATGATAAAGCATTAGATTATTCTCAAAAAATTGCCGATGCCTTAATTAAAAACGGTGTAAATAAAGAGAGAATTGCTTCTCAATCAAGAGTTGATTTTGACAATCTATTTTTAGAAACAGACCTTCACGATATAAACAATGTCGTGGCAGTTGCTTTATATGTACCTAAAAGATTAGTGTTAGATGATGATAAAGACGGAGTTATTAATGAACAAGACAAATGTCCTAATACTGCTCCTGGATACACTGTAGACAAAGATGGATGTACAAATAAAATCAATCTGGAAGTACTTTTTGAAAAAGACTCTTCAAAAATAAAAGAGGATACAAAAGAGAAGGTACTGGCTTTTGCTAAATTTTTAGTTGATAATAAAGAGTTTAATACGGTAATTACAGGGCATTCAAGTAAAGAGAGTGAAAAAAGTTCGGCTATATATAATAAAAATTTGTCAAAACAAAGAGCTGATGCAATAAGAACTCTTTTAATTGCAAACGGTGTTGAAGCCTCAAGAGTTACATCTCAAGGAAAAGGTTTTGAAGAACCTGTAGCAGATAATAATACTTATGAAGGTCGAGTATTAAATAGAAGAATCGAAGCTGAATTAGTAAATGTAAATAAAAAGTAA
- a CDS encoding type I secretion system permease/ATPase, whose protein sequence is MYHSPKRDNLLESLVLYTRLFHKPFSAESLMSGLPIDANLSEQLLFSKNSSKSLFSRAASRAGLKTILIEKPIQDILQLQLPAILLLFNNNSCVLETFLDDKKRAKIIFPGDEPLEQIVDVKELEKEYLGYAFMLKKAFEYEDSNSNKTLDLKNHKHWFWNTLGFSKKIYFDCILASVLINLFVLATPLFTMNVYDRVIPNNAQETLLVFTIGIILVFLLDGALKFLRSYFLEMAGKKSDIIMSSIIFEKVIDLKMQAHPKSVGSFANNLKSFDSIRSFLTNATLSVLIDFPFSILFLLVIFYIAGVMVLVPLFIIALIVLYAFIIKKPLQKSIESTYEASAKKNGILVESLHNIETIKSQGLSGKVQYDWEESTGEIANKSLRSKLISSSIPTITGLLIGLNTVLIIVIGVYQIQNFELTMGGLIAAMILSSRSIAPMGQIAALISNYEDAKTSYKMLDEIVNKPLERPLAKEFVKRPSLKGDIEFRNVSFKYPDSTVYALDNVSFTIKENEKVAFIGKIGSGKSTITKLILKLYEPESGSILIDGIDISQIDPADLRKSVAYVPQDVHLFRGTIKNNILGSYRFVDDEWLLKCSKTSTTDDFVKHHPLGYDMQIGERGLGLSGGQRQSVAIARALIGNCDTYLFDEPTNAMDQSTETKVLSNLKEDIGNKTLILITQKMSMLELTSRIIVMNRGKKVLDGKKEEILEKLGTANG, encoded by the coding sequence ATATACCATTCCCCTAAAAGGGATAATCTTTTAGAGTCATTAGTTCTATATACAAGATTATTCCATAAACCGTTCTCTGCCGAGTCTCTAATGTCAGGTTTGCCCATTGATGCAAACCTGTCGGAGCAATTACTGTTTTCTAAAAACAGTTCAAAATCTTTATTTTCAAGGGCTGCATCAAGAGCAGGCTTAAAAACAATTTTAATCGAAAAACCAATCCAAGATATTTTACAGCTGCAACTTCCTGCCATATTACTACTTTTTAATAATAACAGTTGCGTATTAGAGACTTTTTTAGATGATAAAAAGAGGGCTAAAATAATCTTCCCGGGAGATGAACCTTTAGAGCAGATTGTTGATGTAAAAGAGTTAGAAAAAGAGTATTTAGGTTACGCTTTTATGTTGAAAAAAGCTTTTGAATATGAGGATTCAAATAGTAATAAAACATTAGATTTAAAAAATCACAAACACTGGTTTTGGAACACTTTGGGATTTTCAAAAAAAATTTATTTTGATTGTATTTTAGCTTCTGTGTTAATAAATCTGTTTGTTTTGGCAACCCCTTTGTTTACTATGAATGTTTATGATAGAGTAATTCCAAACAATGCCCAAGAAACCCTTCTTGTTTTTACTATAGGAATTATTTTAGTTTTTCTCTTAGACGGGGCATTAAAGTTTTTAAGGTCATACTTTTTAGAGATGGCGGGTAAAAAAAGCGATATTATTATGTCCTCTATTATTTTTGAAAAAGTAATAGATTTGAAAATGCAAGCTCACCCAAAATCAGTGGGTTCTTTTGCCAATAATTTAAAAAGTTTTGACAGTATAAGATCTTTTTTAACAAATGCAACTCTTAGCGTACTTATAGATTTTCCTTTTTCTATTCTGTTTTTATTAGTGATTTTTTATATAGCGGGAGTTATGGTATTAGTGCCTCTTTTTATAATTGCACTTATTGTCCTTTATGCTTTTATTATAAAAAAACCTCTGCAAAAAAGTATAGAGAGTACTTATGAAGCAAGTGCAAAGAAAAACGGTATTTTAGTTGAATCTCTGCATAATATCGAGACCATAAAATCACAAGGACTCTCTGGAAAAGTTCAATATGACTGGGAAGAGTCAACGGGAGAAATAGCAAATAAAAGTTTAAGATCAAAGCTTATCTCATCTTCAATACCAACAATAACAGGACTCTTAATTGGATTAAATACCGTATTGATTATTGTAATAGGAGTATATCAAATCCAAAATTTTGAACTTACTATGGGAGGATTAATTGCCGCTATGATTCTCTCTTCACGATCAATCGCTCCTATGGGACAAATTGCCGCTTTAATTTCAAACTACGAAGATGCAAAAACTTCTTATAAGATGTTGGATGAAATCGTAAATAAACCTTTAGAAAGACCCCTTGCAAAAGAGTTTGTAAAAAGACCCTCTTTAAAAGGTGATATTGAGTTTAGAAATGTAAGTTTCAAATATCCTGATTCAACGGTTTATGCTTTAGATAATGTAAGTTTTACGATAAAAGAGAATGAAAAGGTTGCATTTATAGGAAAAATAGGTTCAGGGAAAAGTACTATAACAAAGCTTATTCTGAAATTATATGAACCTGAAAGCGGTTCAATATTAATAGACGGTATTGATATTTCCCAAATTGATCCTGCGGATTTAAGAAAAAGCGTAGCTTATGTTCCTCAAGATGTTCATCTTTTCAGAGGAACAATAAAAAATAATATCTTAGGCTCATATAGATTTGTAGATGACGAGTGGTTGTTAAAGTGTTCAAAAACAAGTACAACAGATGATTTTGTGAAACATCACCCTCTGGGTTATGATATGCAAATAGGGGAAAGAGGATTAGGTCTTTCAGGCGGACAGCGTCAAAGTGTTGCTATTGCAAGGGCTTTGATAGGAAATTGCGATACATATCTTTTTGATGAACCTACAAATGCAATGGATCAATCAACAGAGACAAAAGTATTATCTAATTTGAAAGAAGATATCGGAAACAAAACTCTGATTTTAATAACACAAAAGATGAGTATGCTTGAATTAACTTCTCGAATTATAGTTATGAATCGAGGTAAAAAAGTTTTAGACGGTAAAAAGGAAGAGATTCTTGAAAAACTGGGCACGGCAAATGGATAA
- a CDS encoding HlyD family type I secretion periplasmic adaptor subunit, whose translation MKNWARQMDNLKEIKEAFFNKNSPKVNKNLSKHDYEYMKSLSSAVIYNRPKKLHWVLVSFTVTIFSFIIWASFAQIDEIARGHGKVVPSGQNQIIQNLEGGVVSEILVKEGDFVKKDQVLLKISNEKSSSTLISNKIKILYLKAQIKRLQAELDQEPFEFTLSDNQTLNDFLNNEKELYLSNIKQLDTKVQILKEQDKQKKNELKDTRQTIKHLRFAVEAIEKEVKMTEPMVKRGIRSEVDFLKLQREQSDARQKLQSAILSIDKIDSEISEIEKKIKETNETYKSETQEKLNEKTTALKDLEANAVASKDQVSRAIVKSPSNGIVQTLHVNTIGGAIKPAQDLIEIVPTDYSLIVEVKILPSDIAFIYQGQKAIVKFSAYDFSIYGGLEGKVINISPDTITEKDDKTYYLVRIKTEKNYIGTKEKQMKIIPGMVADVDIITGKKTILDYILKPILKTKQYTFTER comes from the coding sequence TTGAAAAACTGGGCACGGCAAATGGATAATCTAAAAGAGATAAAAGAGGCTTTTTTTAATAAAAACAGTCCCAAAGTAAATAAAAATTTGAGTAAACATGATTATGAATATATGAAAAGTTTAAGTTCGGCAGTTATTTATAATCGACCAAAGAAACTTCACTGGGTTCTTGTCTCTTTTACTGTAACAATATTCTCTTTTATTATTTGGGCATCTTTTGCACAAATTGATGAAATAGCAAGAGGACACGGTAAAGTTGTACCAAGCGGTCAAAACCAAATAATACAAAATTTAGAAGGTGGAGTTGTTTCGGAAATTTTGGTAAAAGAGGGAGATTTTGTAAAAAAAGATCAAGTTTTATTAAAAATCAGCAATGAAAAGTCTTCTTCTACTTTGATTTCAAACAAGATTAAAATTCTATATTTAAAAGCTCAAATTAAAAGACTTCAAGCTGAATTAGATCAAGAACCTTTTGAATTTACTTTAAGTGATAATCAGACTCTAAATGATTTCTTGAATAATGAAAAAGAGCTTTATCTAAGCAATATAAAACAGTTAGATACAAAGGTACAAATTCTAAAAGAGCAAGATAAACAGAAAAAAAATGAATTAAAAGATACAAGACAGACTATAAAACATCTTAGATTTGCCGTTGAAGCAATAGAAAAAGAGGTTAAAATGACAGAACCGATGGTAAAAAGAGGGATTAGATCTGAAGTTGATTTCTTAAAATTGCAAAGGGAACAAAGTGATGCACGACAAAAACTTCAAAGTGCAATACTTTCTATTGATAAAATAGACTCTGAAATATCAGAAATTGAGAAAAAAATAAAAGAGACCAATGAAACTTATAAATCAGAAACCCAAGAAAAATTAAATGAAAAAACTACTGCTTTAAAAGATTTAGAGGCAAATGCCGTTGCATCAAAAGACCAAGTTTCAAGAGCAATTGTTAAATCTCCGTCAAACGGTATAGTTCAAACACTTCATGTAAATACCATAGGAGGAGCGATAAAACCTGCCCAAGATTTAATTGAGATAGTACCTACTGATTATAGTTTAATAGTTGAAGTGAAGATTTTACCTTCGGATATTGCTTTTATTTATCAAGGGCAAAAAGCGATAGTGAAGTTTTCAGCTTATGATTTTTCTATTTACGGAGGACTTGAAGGTAAAGTTATAAATATCTCACCTGATACTATCACTGAAAAAGATGATAAAACTTACTATTTAGTAAGGATTAAAACAGAAAAAAATTATATTGGGACAAAAGAGAAACAGATGAAAATTATTCCCGGAATGGTGGCTGATGTGGACATAATTACCGGTAAAAAAACAATTCTGGATTATATATTAAAACCTATATTAAAAACAAAGCAATACACCTTTACGGAAAGATAA
- a CDS encoding response regulator transcription factor: MKSIFLYSDDLYLIGRWMKLIDYPTIIIEELSDLLEIKKGILIVNNAICTDIPSNLIVDFVNNQNQVLLLDNLPNFLTAQKCLSNGIKGYGNTLMTKSYLNSAIEALNNNFIWLLPDITTQLVKDIVDSNEQSSKNKDNLLFKDLTHKEKKVASLLKKGYTNFKISEELNISVNTVKTHIKHIYEKLNVKDRLSFASLFSQ, translated from the coding sequence ATGAAAAGTATATTTTTATATAGTGATGATTTATATTTAATCGGAAGATGGATGAAACTAATAGATTATCCGACAATTATTATTGAAGAACTATCTGATTTACTAGAGATAAAAAAAGGTATATTAATAGTAAATAATGCAATTTGTACAGATATTCCAAGTAATCTTATTGTAGATTTTGTGAATAATCAAAATCAAGTTTTACTCTTAGATAATCTTCCAAATTTTTTAACTGCACAAAAGTGTCTAAGCAACGGAATAAAAGGTTACGGCAATACTTTGATGACAAAATCATATTTAAACTCTGCAATTGAGGCACTAAACAATAATTTTATTTGGTTATTACCTGATATTACGACCCAATTGGTTAAAGATATAGTAGATTCAAATGAGCAAAGCAGTAAAAACAAAGATAACTTACTTTTTAAAGATTTGACACATAAAGAGAAAAAAGTGGCAAGTTTGTTAAAAAAAGGGTACACAAATTTTAAAATATCAGAAGAGTTAAATATCTCGGTAAATACGGTGAAAACCCATATAAAACATATTTATGAAAAACTAAATGTAAAAGAT